Proteins encoded together in one Astatotilapia calliptera chromosome 7, fAstCal1.2, whole genome shotgun sequence window:
- the LOC113027332 gene encoding uncharacterized protein LOC113027332 yields MDVVLSESVRIPNSVVVSGITGSETDEEVSTFLQKYGSINRYFRLDDPESDYHKHMIIEFTHETAMHTLEPLLPLRLPSTTQAGIVYELKALGSVYSLDARNKATKMYMEQLREIAKLSGNSLEEMLKEELKNLVSSAGSAISQSSQTGPESSTIQSPLPQKDLTSKGDVSFSEDPQSGVPLDSTVLTSPNNASKSLTSPNFSENLTDFSPSQTLPASSGAASSPIIDVNPTAVQRVVVEHVVRSNESSPQFASSGRLRAYSGKSPRPSHEADYDTWRASVEILIRDPSVSDLHCTHRILDSLLPPASEMIKHLSPQSRPSAYLELLDSAYGTVEDDLTIHPLNELLEVEGANGQSVPYLGYVELTITFPKEFVGSDIDVHTLALVIPHLRSTAHEQNELDFGHTDKVKHHIKLSDETPFKQRARPIHPNDVDAVRQHLQELLDSGVIRESESPFASPIVVVRKKNGSVRLCVDYRKLNLQTIKDAYALPKLEDAFSALAGSKWFSVLDLKSGYYQVEMEEADKNKTAFVCPLRF; encoded by the exons ATGGATGTTGTGCTAAGTGAATCCGTCAGAATTCCCAATTCTGTAGTTGTTAGTGGGATCACAGGATCAGAGACTGATGAGGAAGTGTCCACTTTCCTCCAAAAATATGGTTCCATCAACCGTTACTTTCGTCTAGACGATCCTGAGTCAGATTACCATAAGCACATGATCATCGAGTTTACACATGAGACTGCCATGCACACATTGGAGCCACTGTTACCTCTGCGGCTTCCAAGTACAACCCAAGCAGGCATCGTGTATGAGTTAAAGGCCTTAGGAAGTGTTTACTCCCTTGATGCCAGAAACAAAGCCACTAAAATGTACATGGAACAGCTCCGTGAAATTGCCAAACTGAGTGGAAATTCATTAGAGGAGATGTTAAAGGAAGAACTTAAAAATCTGGTTTCATCGGCAGGAAGTGCTATTTCCcagtcatctcaaactggtcCAGAATCCTCAACTATACAGAGCCCACTTCCACAGAAAGACTTAACCAGCAAGGGAGACGTTTCATTTTCTGAGGACCCTCAATCAGGTGTACCTCTAGACTCCACAGTTTTGACATCACCAAATAACGCAAGTAAATCTCTTACCTCTCCCAATTTCAGTGAAAACCTGACTGATTTCAGCCCCTCACAGACTCTTCCAGCTTCTTCTGGGGCCGCTTCTAGCCCCATAATTGATGTTAATCCAACTGCTGTTCAGCGAGTAGTTGTTGAGCATGTAGTGCGCAGCAATGAGAGCTCACCCCAGTTCGCATCATCTGGTAGACTCAGGGCTTATTCGGGCAAGAGCCCACGTCCTAGCCATGAGGCAGATTATGATACGTGGCGAGCTAGTGTTGAAATCCTTATTAGAGATCCTTCTGTGTCTGATCTGCACTGCACACATCGTATACTTGACAgtctgcttcctcctgcttcCGAGATGATTAAACATCTGAGTCCACAGTCTAGACCCTCTGCTTATCTTGAGTTGCTTGACTCTGCCTACGGAACAGTCGAAGATG ATCTGACCATTCATCCCTTAAATGAGTTGCTTGAAGTGGAGGGTGCCAATGGCCAGTCTGTCCCTTACTTAGGATATGTTGAGCTTACCATCACCTTTCCTAAAGAGTTTGTAGGCTCTGATATTGATGTTCACACTCTGGCCTTGGTTATCCCCCATCTCCGCTCTACAGCCCATGAGCAG AACGAATTGGACTTTGGACACACTGACAAAGTCAAACACCATATCAAACTCAGTGATGAGACACCCTTTAAACAAAGAGCACGTCCCATACACCCCAATGATGTGGATGCTGTGAGACAACATCTACAGGAACTCCTTGATTCTGGTGTTATACGAGAATCTGAGTCCCCGTTTGCTTCCCCCATTGTTGTCGTTCGTAAAAAGAATGGCTCTGTTCGTCTGTGTGTAGACTACAGAAAGCTGAACCtgcagaccatcaaagatgctTATGCCCTTCCAAAATTGGAAGATGCATTCAGTGCTCTTGCGGGTTCTAAGTGGTTTTCGGTCCTAGACCTCAAGTCTGGATACTACCAGGTTGAGATGGAGGAAGCAGACAAGAATAAGACCGCATTTGTTTGCCCACTTCGATTTTGA
- the LOC113025652 gene encoding uncharacterized protein LOC113025652: MVQHNGKDRVVFNCSFMHKGNSLNQHLLPGPTLGSTLLGVLLRFREYPIAVSSDIKGMFHQVRLLTQDKPFLRFLWRDMDRTRQPEVYEWQVLPFGTTCSPCCATYALQRHVLDHSSPSEDTRHTVEKCFYVDNLLQSFASFPEAQKLVNKIQQLLLTGGFELRQWASNYPELISHMPPGSVSQSSELWFSPDGTDVPERTLGLQWHCQSDELRYQIRHTEQLVEPTMRNIYRVLAKQYDPLGLLIPYTTRAKILVQHLWRKRRDWDDPNLPIDLLQLWHAWESELIQLPDVSLPRCYVQPETDPSLCKQSIHIFSDASEKAYGAVAYLRTEDHMGGIQVAFLAARSRVAPVRQQSIPRLELCAAHVGAQLAAVLKRELTLHISSIVYWTDSTTVLNWLQSQSCRYKIFVGSRVADIQELTEGSLWRYVRSGDNPADDITRGLRLSQLTSHHRWCRGPPFLWQAASYCPELPNHVSLDDSSELRKESFCGNITRIPDPHLPDVGSFSGYQTLLEAYVRAVHGTAADSTPTAEDYRQAELALLRKVQEDSFPEDFVRLSSHKPVAASSRLLALAPEYDPEAQLIRVGGRLRRCETLSQDILHPVVLDPQHPITKLIVQDCDRQLAHPGSERVFAELRRRFWILRGREAVRKHQYNCPECRRWRSQPVIPKMADLPLSSLRLHRPAFYSTGVDCFGPYLVKMGRRTEKRWGIIFKCLTTHAVYLDLLASMDTDSFLMGLRRFISRRGKPFELLSDQGTNFRGGSSELQEAFNALGPALKSQLASQQIHFRFNPPQAPHFGGSWEREIRSIKSALHTILGSQHVTEEVFRTILSEVESIINSKPLGYVSSDVADVDPITPNMLLMGRPDSGMPQVVYPEAELLSRRRWRQCQALADQFWIHYIRNYLPSLQMRHKWQQERDELTVGTIVLIVDQQLPRALWPVGKVSQVIPGADGRVRTVQIKVGDKTYTRSVARLIRLPALPPESTA, encoded by the coding sequence ATGGTTCAGCATAATGGCAAGGATCGCGTTGTCTTCAATTGTTCTTTCATGCACAAGGGTAACAGCCTGAATCAGCATCTCCTGCCTGGTCCTACCCTGGGCTCGACGCTCCTGGGTGTGTTACTTCGCTTCCGGGAGTATCCCATTGCAGTGAGCAGTGACATCAAGGGGATGTTTCATCAGGTCCGCCTCTTGACTCAGGACAAGCCCTTCCTCCGGTTCCTCTGGAGAGATATGGATCGCACGAGGCAACCAGAGGTTTACGAATGGCAAGTGTTGCCTTTCGGGACGACATGTAGTCCCTGCTGTGCCACCTATGCTCTGCAGCGGCACGTTCTGGATCACAGCAGCCCCAGCGAGGATACCCGTCACACAGTGGAGAAATGTTTCTATGTTGACAATCTCCTCCAGAGCTTCGCATCATTTCCTGAAGCCCAGAAACTGGTTAACAAAATCCAGCAGTTGCTGCTCACCGGTGGCTTCGAATTACGACAGTGGGCTTCCAACTACCCAGAACTCATCAGTCATATGCCACCTGGATCAGTCTCACAGAGCAGTGAACTGTGGTTTTCCCCCGATGGGACTGATGTACCAGAGCGGACTCTGGGCCTGCAATGGCACTGTCAGTCTGACGAGCTCAGATATCAGATTCGGCACACTGAGCAGTTGGTGGAGCCCACAATGCGTAACATCTATCGGGTTCTGGCCAAGCAGTATGATCCGCTTGGCCTTCTCATTCCTTACACCACTCGGGCCAAAATCCTGGTGCAGCATCTctggaggaaaaggagagacTGGGATGATCCAAATCTGCCAATCGACCTgctgcagctgtggcatgcatgGGAAAGTGAATTGATTCAGCTCCCTGATGTCTCCCTGCCACGTTGTTACGTGCAGCCAGAGACAGACCCATCCCTTTGCAAGCAGAGCATCCACATCTTCTCCGATGCATCTGAGAAGGCATATGGAGCTGTAGCCTACCTTCGGACAGAAGATCATATGGGGGGAATCCAGGTAGCCTTCCTAGCTGCCCGATCTCGAGTTGCTCCCGTCCGTCAACAGTCCATTCCGAGGTTGGAGCTCTGTGCTGCTCATGTGGGAGCCCAGCTTGCTGCCGTCCTCAAGAGGGAACTCACCCTTCATATCTCAAGCATTGTCTATTGGACCGACTCCACTACAGTCCTGAACTGGCTCCAGTCCCAATCCTGCCGCTACAAGATCTTTGTGGGCTCTAGAGTTGCAGATATTCAAGAGCTAACTGAAGGGAGCCTGTGGAGATATGTCAGATCAGGCGACAATCCTGCCGACGACATCACTCGAGGATTACGGCTCTCACAGCTCACCTCTCATCATCGGTGGTGCCGGGGCCCACCTTTTCTCTGGCAGGCGGCATCATACTGCCCGGAGCTCCCGAACCATGTTTCCCTTGATGATTCATCAGAGCTGCGGAAGGAGAGCTTCTGTGGGAACATCACCAGAATACCTGATCCACATCTACCTGATGTTGGTTCTTTCAGTGGCTACCAGACCTTGCTGGAAGCTTACGTTCGAGCTGTCCATGGGACAGCTGCTGACTCGACACCCACGGCAGAGGATTACAGGCAAGCGGAGTTAGCACTCCTCCGGAAGGTACAGGAAGACAGTTTCCCTGAAGATTTTGTTCGGCTGTCATCTCACAAACCGGTAGCTGCCAGCAGTCGCCTACTTGCCTTAGCTCCTGAGTATGACCCAGAGGCTCAACTGATTCGGGTAGGGGGGCGGCTTCGCAGATGTGAAACCCTCAGTCAAGACATCTTGCATCCTGTCGTTCTTGACCCTCAGCATCCTATCACAAAGCTCATCGTCCAGGATTGCGATCGCCAGCTTGCTCACCCGGGCTCCGAGAGGGTCTTTGCTGAGCTCCGGCGCAGATTCTGGATACTTCGAGGACGAGAGGCCGTCCGGAAGCACCAGTACAACTGTCCTGAATGCAGGAGGTGGCGCAGCCAGCCGGTCATTCCCAAGATGGCTGACCTTCCATTATCCAGTTTAAGACTTCATCGCCCAGCCTTCTATTCAACTGGGGTGGATTGCTTTGGCCCATACCTTGTCAAGATGGGGCGGCGTACAGAGAAACGGTGGGGGATCATCTTCAAATGCCTAACGACCCACGCAGTCTACCTTGATCTGCTTGCCAGCATGGACACTGACTCATTCCTGATGGGACTGCGTCGTTTCATCTCGAGACGTGGGAAGCCCTTCGAACTGCTGTCGGATCAAGGTACCAACTTCAGAGGTGGTAGCTCTGAACTCCAGGAGGCTTTCAACGCACTCGGCCCAGCTCTGAAGTCACAGTTGGCCAGCCAGCAGATTCATTTTCGTTTCAACCCTCCACAGGCTCCACATTTTGGTGGTTCCTGGGAACGGGAGATTCGTTCCATCAAGTCTGCGCTGCATACCATTCTCGGCTCGCAGCATGTCACCGAGGAAGTCTTTAGGACGATACTCAGCGAGGTAGAGAGCATCATCAACTCTAAGCCGCTAGGTTATGTCTCCTCAGACGTAGCAGACGTTGATCCGATCACTCCCAACATGTTGTTGATGGGGCGGCCTGATTCCGGTATGCCACAGGTCGTCTACCCAGAAGCCGAACTCCTGAGCCGTCGTAGGTGGAGACAATGTCAAGCCTTGGCGGATCAATTCTGGATCCACTACATCCGGAATTATCTACCTTCACTCCAGATGCGGCACAAATGGCAGCAGGAAAGAGATGAGTTGACTGTTGGCACTATCGTTCTCATTGTGGACCAGCAGCTCCCTCGTGCCCTATGGCCAGTTGGTAAGGTCAGCCAAGTAATCCCTGGAGCAGATGGCAGGGTTCGAACCGTTCAGATAAAGGTTGGAGACAAGACATATACACGATCAGTGGCACGACTTATCAGACTTCCAGCTCTTCCACCGGAGTCTACTGCCTGA
- the LOC113027333 gene encoding uncharacterized protein LOC113027333 codes for MAFSSTPRPRRDGHRPRYLDDFLVQLPRRSLPQVHVSHNQSPDDHGAHPNTSATPADQTSQHGTSDVVLSALREMQEDNNQLRREVQTLLGALSLRSSAHQTSPAPQPSALGPRTQDQRQSLWTDSMPQSPHPDHASRHYPHTVRSFHIPEDDIQDLPWPEASLPLDPQSAEPFPVPPPPVSEIPASAATSGPFRCTSPYQYSQLPVTEQVGKINVKDEYGPGACVKRQVTPEYAEPYTFQRQQPESFRVMTGDPPRWPPTDSKAWRKYGQHEPLPSTETVYRGPTPHIPYFTSDDPSQFARLRMALDNILPHDATERFKYQILVDHLKLEDALLIADSYSNSRYPYSQTMSSLIELYGQPHKLALQRITDVLSESPVRSGDSRAFRLFTLKVRALVGMLEQLGKEGRAELECGSHVTRLLSKLPHSLRAQFKRFINPLQTPIPTLADLAEWLEYEVRIQDDDVYFHHHQQPREPRVDCGKGARPKQRSAAATTTVLLGYDPPAKGPEPPKQASRPVSKLGKPKKFCPFCNNLQHYFNQCTDFKKLNIEQKLSWIQTGKRCWRCGRDHPEAQCYLKARCQQCNQVHLETLHEINASRSTSSDRPAEEAVQPVTYYVDPTWGTSCVLLKMVRVCLYNGKMKLETYAILDDGSERTILLHSAAQELGLQGKREELALRTIRQDIRTVEGHSVSFSIASATDPRRRFRIQRAFTATELGLAKHSHPADALQRSYRHLRSLPLHSFHQAQPLLLIGSDYPHLLTPIEPVHLGPRGGPAALKTRLGWTLQGPAKVLLHQASTPQCLLTSTLTPSAELLSNVAKLWQMDVLPYQNEKVATRSKQDTMAVKMLEEKTIRVEVEGINRYATPLLWKEEPVPLHSTKDSVLGHLRATEKRLLKTPVQAATYNQEIQKHGDGW; via the exons ATGGCTTTCTCATCCACTCCTCGTCCTCGTCGCGATGGTCATCGGCCTCGTTACCTCGATGACTTCTTGGTGCAGTTGCCGAGGAGATCACTACCACAGGTGCATGTGTCGCACAACCAGTCCCCTGATGACCATGGGGCACATCCCAACACCTCAGCCACTCCAGCTGACCAGACTTCTCAGCATGGCACCTCAGACGTGGTATTATCAGCACTGAGAGAAATGCAGGAAGATAATAATCAGCTCAGACGAGAGGTTCAGACTCTGCTTGGTGCCCTCTCTCTCCGGTCCTCAGCCCACCAGACGTCACCAGCTCCCCAACCTTCTGCATTAGGCCCCCGTACCCAGGACCAGAGGCAGTCCTTGTGGACTGATTCCATGCCTCAGTCTCCTCATCCTGACCATGCCTCCAGACACTACCCACACACGGTACGTTCCTTTCACATACCAGAGGATGACATACAGGATTTACCTTGGCCAGAGGCATCACTTCCACTTGATCCTCAGAGTGCTGAGCCATTCCCTGTTCCACCACCTCCGGTATCAGAAATTCCTGCTAGTGCAGCAACCTCAGGTCCTTTCAGATGTACGTCACCTTATCAGTACAGTCAACTTCCTGTGACTGAACAGGTCGGGAAAATTAACGTGAAGGACGAGTATGGGCCTGGAGCATGTGTGAAGAGGCAGGTCACCCCTGAATATGCAGAGCCATACACCTTTCAGCGCCAACAACCAGAAAGCTTCCGGGTGATGACTGGGGACCCGCCTCGCTGGCCGCCAACGGATTCCAAAGCCTGGAGGAAATATGGTCAGCACGAACCTCTACCAAGTACAGAGACCGTGTACCGGGGACCAACACCACACATTCCATACTTCACGTCTGATGACCCCAGCCAGTTCGCTCGTTTGCGAATGGCCCTTGACAATATCCTGCCTCACGATGCAACTGAACGTTTCAAGTACCAGATCCTAGTCGATCACCTCAAGTTGGAAGACGCCCTCCTTATTGCCGATTCCTACAGCAATAGTCGCTATCCATACAGCCAGACCATGTCATCCCTGATAGAGCTGTATGGTCAACCTCACAAACTTGCCCTGCAGCGGATCACTGACGTGTTGTCAGAGTCTCCGGTGCGAAGTGGTGACAGCCGAGCGTTCCGTCTTTTCACCCTGAAAGTGAGGGCTCTCGTGGGAATGTTAGAACAGCTTGGGAAAGAGGGGAGAGCAGAACTAGAGTGTGGGTCACACGTCACCAGACTGCTGTCCAAACTGCCACACAGTCTTCGAGCGCAGTTTAAGCGGTTCATCAATCCTCTTCAGACACCCATCCCAACCTTAGCAGATTTGGCAGAGTGGCTTGAATATGAAGTCCGCATCCAAGATGATGATGTGTATTTCCATCATCATCAGCAACCTCGAGAGCCACGTGTGGATTGTGGGAAGGGTGCCAGACCCAAGCAGAGATCTGCAGCGGCAACCACAACCGTCTTATTGGGCTACGACCCTCCTGCTAAAGGCCCAGAGCCTCCAAAACAGGCATCACGTCCAGTTTCCAAATTGGGGAAGCCAAAGAAATTCTGCCCCTTCTGTAATAATCTTCAGCACTATTTCAATCAGTGCACAGATTTCAAGAAGCTCAATATAGAGCAGAAGTTGTCTTGGATTCAGACAGGCAAGCGGTGCTGGAGATGTGGAAGGGACCATCCAGAGGCGCAATGCTACCTGAAAGCTAGATGCCAGCAATGCAATCAGGTGCATTTGGAGACACTCCATGAGATTAATGCATCGCGATCCACTAGTTCTGACAGACCGGCGGAGGAAGCTGTCCAACCCGTCACGTACTACGTTGATCCAACATGGGGGACCAGCTGTGTGCtactgaaaatggtcagggTGTGCCTCTATAATGGCAAAATGAAGCTAGAGACATATGCCATCCTAGATGATGGGTCAGAGCGCACAATCCTTCTTCACAGTGCTGCCCAAGAGCTGGGCCTTCAGGGAAAGAGGGAGGAGTTGGCGCTCCGAACCATCCGACAAGATATTAGAACGGTGGAAGGACATTCCGTTTCCTTCTCTATAGCCTCCGCCACTGACCCTCGGAGACGGTTCCGGATCCAAAGAGCATTCACTGCCACTGAGCTTGGGCTTGCCAAACACTCACATCCAGCTGATGCACTGCAAAGGTCCTACCGCCACCTGCGAAGTCTTCCACTTCATTCGTTCCACCAAGCTCAACCATTATTGCTGATTGGCTCTGACTACCCACATCTCCTGACTCCAATAGAGCCTGTCCATCTGGGTCCACGGGGAGGACCAGCTGCACTCAAGACACGGCTGGGTTGGACTCTGCAGGGTCCAGCCAAGGTTCTTCTACATCAAGCCTCCACTCCTCAGTGTCTACTCACAAGCACCCTGACTCCCAGTGCTGAACTTCTCAGTAATGTAGCCAAGCTCTGGCAGATGGATGTTCTCCCATACCAGAATGAGAAGGTGGCCACACGTTCAAAACAGGATACCATGGCTGTCAAGATGCTAGAGGAGAAGACCATTAGAGTGGAGGTGGAGGGTATCAACCGGTATGCCACCCCGTTGCTGTGGAAAGAGGAACCAGTCCCGCTTCATTCCACTAAGGACTCTGTCTTGGGTCACCTGCGAGCTACGGAGAAGCGCCTCCTGAAGACGCCTGTACAAGCAGCCACCTATAACCAGGAAATTCAGAA ACATGGAGATGGATGGTAG
- the LOC113025650 gene encoding uncharacterized protein LOC113025650, which yields MPQGITNAPSTFQRLMEKCVGDMNLKEVLVFIDDLIVFSSSLEEHEQRLKHILQRLMSYGLKLAPEKCKFFQTSVKYLGHIVSARGVETDPDKVEALKTWPIPTNLKELQSFLGFAGYYRRFIQGYSIIVRPLNELTSGYPPIRKRNNKPRTHANSEYRNPKEPFGQRWTPQCQEAFDQIIAKLTSAPILGFADPQLPYVLHTDASTIGLGAALYQVQDGQSRVIAFASRGLSKSERKYPAHKLEFLALKWAVTEKFSDYLYGTDFVVVTDSNPLTYILTSAKLDATGYRWLSSLSTYSFSLQYRAGKQNMDADALSRRPHSPPEDDYASKKESERIRQFTLYHLSNPESPETVPLDVIQAICECHMVTSAVANVGSTTSGLTLVESLTHQSTAIPDCFQQEQVDGLPIVHSISEKELRQKQTLDPAINAVIVLLETGETPPPSLRLELPELPLLLRELNRLEIQNGVLYRKRQDGPNTSYQLVLPEELRATALTSLHHDMGHLGVERTVDLARARFYWPKMHMTIEKMVKSCERCIRRKTPPEKAAPLINIKTCRPLELVCMDFLSIEPDRSNTKDVLVITDHFTKYAVAVPTPNQRAQTVAKCLWDNFIVHYGFPEKLLSDQGPDFESKTIKELCELTGMKKVRTTPYHPRGNPVERFNRTLLQMLGTLDRSDKLHWRDFVKSLVHAYNCTKSDVTGFSPYELMFGRQPRLPIDLIFRLPTNATKQTHSQYVGNLKSRLEESYRIATNNAQKNAGRNKARFDRRVVESTLQSGDRVLVRNVKLRGKHKLADKWETDVYIVLKRAGEMPVYTVKPEGKDGPLRTLHRDLLLPCGFLSAAAEPETVKTHPNRRPRTRQCSVVEGEDEIPSDMDDVSDWTFRPLITSKSDVYVPVHETHKLSKPPCVVRQSAEPEVPTVSLPPDPPATKSLVEEGEGMIQDVPDRDNSPERDNSPEANILHGLDSAKGLPQSSELQQSEEAPQDDGMSSDAACEEGLSDVNRPVTEQPEPVMIQNNGLQDAEPSLRRSNRLQAKPKRLHYVTLGNPLITVVNSLFQGLSEALTSSLNGFEDPTSNYVGKVKAV from the coding sequence ATGCCCCAGGGGATCACAAATGCGCCTTCGACGTTCCAGAGATTGATGGAGAAGTGTGTAGGAGATATGAATCTCAAAGAGGTTCTGGTGTTCATTGATGACCTGATTGTCTTCTCATCATCCCTGGAGGAACATGAACAGCGTTTGAAACATATCCTGCAACGACTGATGTCATATGGCTTGAAACTGGCACCAGAAAAGTGCAAATTCTTTCAGACCTCGGTAAAATACCTTGGTCACATTGTTTCCGCAAGAGGAGTAGAGACTGACCCTGACAAAGTTGAGGCCTTAAAGACCTGGCCTATCCCCACAAATCTTAAGGAACTTCAGTCCTTTTTAGGATTTGCTGGATATTATCGAAGGTTTATTCAGGGCTACTCTATCATTGTCAGACCACTTAACGAACTAACCTCGGGCTACCCACCAATTAGGAAGCGGAACAACAAGCCAAGGACACACGCAAATTCAGAGTATCGCAACCCAAAGGAACCTTTTGGTCAGCGTTGGACACCTCAATGTCAGGAGGCCTTTGACCAAATAATAGCAAAGCTAACCTCCGCTCCAATCTTGGGATTTGCAGACCCCCAGCTTCCATATGTTTTACATACGGACGCCAGTACCATTGGCCTTGGTGCTGCCTTATATCAGGTACAAGATGGACAGTCCAGGGTCATAGCTTTTGCAAGTCGTGGTCTTTCAAAGAGTGAGAGGAAGTACCCAGCCCATAAGCTGGAGTTTTTGGCCCTTAAGTGGGCAGTCACGGAAAAATTCTCTGACTACCTATATGGTACAGACTTTGTAGTAGTGACTGACAGCAACCCTCTTACATACATCTTGACCTCTGCAAAGCTTGATGCAACAGGGTATAGGTGGCTGTCCAGTCTTTCCACCTATTCATTTAGTCTTCAGTACAGAGCGGGAAAACAAAATATGGATGCTGATGCGCTCTCGCGTCGTCCTCACAGTCCACCAGAGGATGATTATGCATCTAAGAAGGAGAGTGAGAGAATCCGGCAGTTCACACTGTACCATCTGAGCAACCCTGAGAGTCCAGAGACTGTTCCCTTGGATGTAATTCAGGCTATTTGTGAGTGCCATATGGTCACCTCAGCCGTAGCTAATGTTGGATCCACCACTTCTGGGTTGACCTTAGTTGAATCCCTCACTCACCAGTCCACAGCTATTCCCGACTGCTTCCAACAGGAGCAAGTGGATGGGCTTCCCATTGTCCACTCAATTTCTGAGAAGGAGTTGAGGCAAAAGCAGACATTGGACCCTGCTATCAATGCAGTGATTGTACTCTTGGAGACTGGCGAAACTCCACCTCCCAGCCTTAGGTTAGAGCTACCAGAACTTCCCCTGTTACTCAGAGAGTTAAATCGGCTTGAAATACAGAACGGAGTGCTCTACCGTAAGCGGCAAGATGGTCCCAACACCTCATATCAGCTTGTGCTCCCTGAGGAGCTAAGAGCCACAGCACTTACAAGCCTTCATCATGATATGGGCCATCTTGGAGTCGAACGAACAGTAGACTTGGCAAGGGCCAGATTTTATTGGCCGAAAATGCACATGACCATAGAAAAAATGGTCAAATCTTGTGAGCGATGTATTCGTCGAAAAACACCTCCAGAGAAAGCTGCTCCATTGATAaacattaagacctgcagaCCTCTCGAACTAGTGTGCATGGACTTTTTATCAATAGAGCCAGATCGCTCAAACACGAAAGATGTATTGGTCATAACTGACCATTTCACAAAGTATGCTGTGGCAGTGCCAACTCCAAATCAACGAGCACAGACTGTAGCAAAGTGTCTCTGGGACAACTTCATTGTCCATTATGGTTTTCCCGAAAAGCTTCTTAGTGATCAGGGTCCTGACTTTGAATCAAAGACCATCAAGGAACTCTGTGAACTTACTGGCATGAAGAAAGTGCGTACAACCCCCTACCACCCTAGAGGGAATCCGGTTGAGAGATTCAACCGCACTCTTCTCCAGATGCTTGGGACACTGGATCGGTCAGATAAACTCCACTGGAGAGACTTCGTCAAGTCTCTGGTACATGCTTATAATTGTACGAAGAGTGATGTGACTGGATTTTCCCCCTATGAATTGATGTTTGGGAGGCAACCAAGACTGCCCATTGACTTAATCTTTAGGTTGCCCACTAATGCTACTAAGCAGACTCATTCCCAGTACGTCGGTAACCTAAAATCTCGCTTGGAAGAAAGCTACCGGATTGCCACAAATAATGCACAAAAGAATGCAGGTCGCAACAAAGCCAGATTTGACCGACGAGTGGTTGAATCAACATTGCAGAGTGGAGACAGAGTTCTTGTACGAAATGTGAAGCTACGTGGAAAACATAAGCTGGCAGATAAGTGGGAAACGGATGTTTATATTGTCCTTAAGCGAGCTGGAGAAATGCCGGTCTACACAGTTAAACCTGAGGGTAAAGATGGACCTCTGCGAACTCTACATCGTGACTTGCTTCTCCCATGTGGATTTCTGTCAGCAGCTGCAGAACCCGAGACAGTCAAAACCCATCCAAACAGGAGACCCAGAACAAGGCAGTGTTCCGTTGTCGAGGGTGAAGATGAAATTCCCTCTGATATGGATGATGTATCTGATTGGACATTTCGCCCTCTCATTACATCAAAGTCCGATGTATATGTCCCAGTACATGAAACTCACAAGTTGAGTAAACCTCCTTGTGTGGTCAGACAATCAGCAGAACCAGAGGTGCCTACAGTTTCACTTCCACCTGATCCTCCTGCCACTAAATCCCTTGTAGAGGAAGGTGAAGGAATGATTCAGGATGTACCTGACCGTGACAACTCACCTGAACGTGACAACTCACCTGAAGCAAACATATTGCATGGGCTTGACTCAGCCAAAGGACTTCCTCAAAGTTCAGAATTGCAGCAGTCTGAGGAAGCTCCTCAAGATGATGGGATGAGCTCTGATGCAGCATGTGAAGAAGGATTAAGTGATGTGAACAGACCTGTTACTGAACAGCCTGAACCTGTGATGATCCAGAATAATGGACTTCAAGATGCTGAGCCATCTCTTCGTCGTTCTAACAGATTGCAAGCAAAGCCCAAGAGACTGCATTATGTGACACTTGGGAATCCTCTGATAACGGTGGTGAATTCTCTTTTTCAAGGCCTAAGTGAGGCATTGACTAGCTCTTTAAATGGATTTGAAGATCCAACTAGTAATTATGTTGGAAAGGTCAAAGCAGTGTAA